TGAAATGTTCTCGGTGGATCGCTGTGGCACAAAATGCTACTTGAATTCAATTTGATAGACACATAAAAGTGTCACATGCTCGTAAATAAACACTCTGTTAATGGGTCTTCCATTACGAAATCATTTCACTTCCCAAGCACTGAACGCTGACAGCCAGCCTAACCCCTCCTGGAAAATACTCCACACCCGAAAAATGTCAACAAgccaacaataataataatgaacggACCCAAACAAACAGATATGATACTgtcttagaaaaaaaagatacacAGCAATATACGCAGGCATTCTACACATACAATACTGCACacacaacaatacacaaaaatgatcacattttcAAATGATGCACATATTCTTAATCCACAGCACTAAAATCATATCCAAACTCTTACAGAATAACGAACATGCACACAATCCTATACAAACATACATTAAATACCTTATTGTAATCCTGATGTTACTGCAATCCACTTGACTCACCCCTCCCCgtcgtctttttttttggggggggggggggggggttatgggCCTAATAAAATGGGGGTGGCCACTTGACCTTTGAACCCGTGTGCTCACAGCCCATTAGCTCCTTTGGGAGGCAGGACTGGAAATTGCCCCTCCTCATGTCACTCATATCCACATTCATTTCCAGCAAATAAGTTATAAGGTGCAGGTTTCATTCTAATCAGTTAGTTTCATAATATTTGTTATTATATTTTCAAATGCGAAATATCATATGAGCCCATGTTTACATTCCTGTTAAAATACGAATGTTTATGattgttttaaaatgacatatatataagacattttttttcaacattattTCATATGCAATCCTTATCATCACAAACTTACTATGATTTTTAATTCTGAGAAACTAAAAATATTAACCGGAAAAAAATACGTTTCATTTTGCTTAtttaggaagaaaaaaagggGGTTGGGGGTGTACAAATTACAAAGACGTGACAGTATCATAAAAATGCATGGTATTTATTTCATAagcgaaaaacacagacaagactgaaaaagcagtttctgctcttgcacccctctctaaaataaactgctgtattttaagcgaaAAGAACTGttctgtttgatagaacaatatgtctatatgctgccctaGCAGATTCATTGTGCAttgagcccccgaactatttttatttttgcccattttaccctggaaacccccgtttaaaggcatcacgcaaccgcttttgttacaacccagccataaaaagaatatatatatatatatatatatatatatatatatatatatatatttcttattcaaaatgtatgtcatttttagctttgaataattaattgatgtctagaatttcgttttaaaaaataaaacaactgttaaaaaattcttcacttgcatattttaaacttttaaacaaattatgtcacaatgaaaaatatggtgtctgtaaaaaagtcacggatatctacatcataactattgcttaattgtatttttttttttacagtcggattttccccgatatgttagatgataaataatcaatcaaaaaaaaaaaaagaaaaattgaagaagaagaagaaaaaaaaacgcttcaaaggataaatataaaaatgaaagtctcgaccactccttgatgtctgcgatttctgcatcgtgacccttgttatattaccatgtttcacccataaaatgccccaaaaatccagctgtggccattcacagctgtgtcttgacactcggtgatacatgctccatggagtttttggatcgaaaagaggtaagtaaatgataatgtcttgttaaaatcatgacgtctttaattatgctctcgcgagCTCTCAcctgttttgctgtttaaaaaaaaaaaaaaaaatttaaatgccctcctgttcaaaaattttcttcccccagaaaatagagattctaAGTTTTCCATtgatttatcacacatgcatatgggacaattttcaaatttggcaaaattgggggtctcagagcagaacttcaaatcacctgagtgttttctgccatatatacaatcttttgtttgtttgtttaatggcaaaaaatatttatattgtaattattttttgttgttaccTGACACGATTTTGGTTTATGCATGtacaatgcatttttttgtttgttatttgtggTGTAAAAAACgttcacattattttttttttgttccttaatTGGTATTGAAAAAATCACaatatttgtatttaaaaaaaaaaaaaaaaaatcattgaggctgcttttagttattatttttgcaaatgacgtTTTTCTTAGAAGCACAAAATAGGACTGTACAGCAAACAACTTTTTGTTTTCTCAACATTTGGAACAATAAGTGCTATGACGATTTTGTTGAGCACTAATTTCGCTCATTGAAAAGAAGAATGAGTGCCCTCCAAATGGTGTCGCGTGTTATTCATGAATGCCCCCCATTTGCTATTCATGGGAGCCCCCCACTCGCATGTGAAGGAAGCATATGGCCCTGCATGGACAGCCGAAAGCTGTCTGACTGCTTGCCGCCTTCTTGCttcttgaaagaaagaaagaaagaaagaaaaggaaGCTAATTGCCAGGCTTCTATACTCCAACACAAAAGTTACaaggcaactgtttaacaagcagTTTAACAAAATAGACGGGTAAGGACAGCTATCAGCtgtttattttactttaaataTGTATATCGTATCATAGgtgtgttttttaaataaaaatatatggaaAACAACACATGGTAAGGGAGGATTTTTCATGAAAATTGCGTCAATGATACTAAACATCAAATGCTGATATTGGAAACAATGTGTAAATAACAGGAAATACTCGTTGATTATTTGTAGATGATTTCTTTAAGCTTTCATACAAAGACAACGTTTTGCTAAAATATAATTTTAGAAtatgtaacattttttaatttttatttttaatctgaATTACGTTTGGCTTTTGACATGCAGCTACTTAAAAACATTCTTTGATTAGAGCAATGATCCTTACTCTTATGTTTGAATGAATTATTTTAAACTatgtaaacatttttaagtCAATCACAAACGAAATTACATTGTGCAATAATTAATGTGAAATAATCGCATTTTAATTCGATGCAATAAACTAATGAAACTATTTATAATATTCCCATTTGTATTCAGGATCATTTCATTGAACTGATCGAGTTTCACACGCACTAAAACGACAGGGTGAAAATGTCCAATAATTCCCATAAGAAAAAATCCCAAATCTCTTCTTGAAATATCATACAGCCTTTATTTACATAGATGCTgattaaatacattaaaattctCATGTTGaccttttatatatttatatatttactaTATACACTGAAAAAGAGAGAGTGTTTCATCATCCTCATTTTGATGACCATAATACTTGTTCTGTCAATCATCCAAACTGCTGTCAAAAGAGAAAGAAAtctgataaaagaaaaatatgagctattCAAACGTTTATTAAAAGATTAAGTCCTCTTTACAAGTCCCTTAATAAATTATATCGAAgtagaagaagaaaaacacTCCTTTTTTGTCAATATCCGTGCAAAAGTTTGGGATTTGAGGGGGGAAATGTCTTGTTCTTCATAAAAAGAAGGACGTCAATCATCCACTTCGATCTCCTCGTCGTCCTCCGAGAACTCATCGGTGGTCTGCCCGCGCGACGAAGAGGGAGACTGGGGGAAGATCCGGTGTGAGGAGGGGGCGCTCCTGGCCGGGGATCCGCCCGGAGAGCTCCCTTCTCCGGCCTCTCCTCCCGCGCCGCCTCGGCCACCCACCGCAGCCTCGCGGTCGACGTCGTCTTGCATGGCGACGAGTTTGTGGAGCGTCTGCGGCGTGATCTTCTTCAGAGACTCCACGTCTGCCTTCATCTCCTCCAAGTCGCGCTTAAGCTTGGCGCGCCGGTTCTGGAACCACGTGATGACCTGCGCGTTGGACAGACCCAGCTGGCCGGCGATCTGGTCCCGGTCGGCAGGAGACAAGTACTTCTGGTAGAGGAAACGCTTCTCCAGCTCGTATATTTGATGGTTGGTGAAGGCCGTGCGGGACTTCCGTCGCTTCTTCGACGCCTGCCTCTGGCCGAACGCATTCACGTGCTCGCGTCCTGCAAATGGGTTCAAATATGAGATATACGTCTAATGACGTCACAGTCAGGAGATATTTGAAGATCAcataaattcatatttttttgtgtttcataTTCCAAAATCTGCAATCTCGacataaccctttatagggtacTCATTTAACACATtggcatgccattgacggcgttaaacgtcaaatccattttgactgggggagCTGACAGCGATCATTTGACCAAAACATTGGTTAAAACTTATACTGTACTCATTTAACTTATGTCTTTATCAGCTTTAGCCTGTCAATAGGGCCCCTAGTAAGATGGTACAGTatttcgtttttgttttttttaaattattttttaaagtcattttaatttaattttattttttttttaattcaaaatttaaTTAGATCTATTTATGTGGAcatttttataaaataaaaaatatgaataacaataaaacatatatattagtGATTGATTATGTTGttgaaatttattttaattacaaaaatagtcacttgccaaaCTAGGGAATCAACGATTAATTAAATTCATAATTGTCCACTCAAGTTCAATAAAAAGGAAATGCATATACAAAAACATGCCCTATATAAAAACTACACTTTGTCAATCTTTACACAATTGTATAATAAGACATTTTAACATATTGATTTAGGGCATTTTTTGGCCTATTTCGTCACGCCCCCTCGTGCGCAATTATGTCTTCATCTTGTCACGTCTAAAGGTTTTTCATAGCATGCATTTTGACTCCTATATCCATATAAATATGTACATTTCAGCTCACAGTTTTAGTTCATAACAACGCAGGAAACTGTCAAtattccaaaaatgttttatcaataGACATGATTCATACCTAATATTTTGGTTGAGTTATTAGTTAAGTGTCTAATCTTAATTACACACAGGAAAACTATCACCTTACATGCATATAAAATATTTACACATTTCTACTTTCTATTTTAAAGCATGCATGCATTTTCTCCCTTAACGTGACAATGTGGTTTTAGTAGTTAAAGTGTACCTTCTGCGGCCTGTATGACGTTGACCTCCAAGCCCTTGAACGTCTTGCTGGCCAACTCCTCCAGCGCGCACAGCGGCGACGACGGCGTACAGATGCCGTTCCTAGCCGCGTTGGCGGCGGCCACCTTCTCCAAGACCCTCGGCCTGTTCGGGCAGAGGCTCGACGCTACGACGGCGGCAGCTGTGGCAGATTTCTTAAGCGAGGGCTTGCTGAGGATGTCCTCGATACTGAAAGGCGTCAACGGCTTGTTGGAGTTGGCCGGCGGGGGAAGTCGGTCCAGAGGGGGTCGTCGCCTGTCCTCGCCGCCCGACTGCAACGCGGAGCCCGCCTTCATGTCTTGACTGGAGGTCATcgaaaagaaaaagaacaacGGCGACGGCGGGGCAGGGGGAGGGGGTAGTTGGCTATTTCATTCGAAGCGTCCACAAGTTGTTCCGGAGGAGTTTGCTTGAAAGAGTGTCCGGGCTTGAGCTCGCATGCTCCGGCGGCGCTCGCTCGGCTCAGCTCGGCTCGGTCCCCCCGCCCCCGTCAAAAGTGCACCTATAGTCCGTCGAGCTCCATGCAAATACTCGCCAAGTAGCAGCCGACTTTGAGTTGGGAAAATGAGGCGGAGGAGAAGGAGTAAAAGGGGGTGAAAGTGTCCCGAAGCAGGAGGAGGAAGCAGAAGGTGACTGCTAACGAGTTGTTGTTGATTGGCCGAGGCTCAATTAGAGCGGGGCGACACCACTTCGCTGAccccccccaaccccacccacccaccacctcctcttcttcttccaaAGCCTCGCGCGTCTTAAAGGGCCGCGCCCCGAAAAAGGCCCTCAGACTCCCGCTACAGATGGGAGGAGTTTGCCCCCTATCACGGTGATGATGATGCGCTTCCAAATATTTGGCATTCTTCCACGGAAAGAAAAAGTCCACACATGCACATGCACAATAAAACAAATGCAAACGCGTAgacgcatgtgttaattgctaAGGAGACAAGTGCTGCATGCGTAATTACGCACAAAAAAGTGGGGTAACctggcagttaaaaaaaaaataattttttttaagagacaagtaaaatacaaataaaaagagGGAACATAAGAGAGTTGTAGCTGCACATAAAAATGCTTTCTGATATgaaatgcctgcaatatgaagcaattagagaatcccaaaatttgaaaagtaaagtcctaatgaaaccttttttttccacaattggtaagaagaaaagtcaaaatgaatatgtgtaataagcgctctaatatctataaccc
This Corythoichthys intestinalis isolate RoL2023-P3 chromosome 11, ASM3026506v1, whole genome shotgun sequence DNA region includes the following protein-coding sequences:
- the lbx2 gene encoding transcription factor LBX2 encodes the protein MTSSQDMKAGSALQSGGEDRRRPPLDRLPPPANSNKPLTPFSIEDILSKPSLKKSATAAAVVASSLCPNRPRVLEKVAAANAARNGICTPSSPLCALEELASKTFKGLEVNVIQAAEGREHVNAFGQRQASKKRRKSRTAFTNHQIYELEKRFLYQKYLSPADRDQIAGQLGLSNAQVITWFQNRRAKLKRDLEEMKADVESLKKITPQTLHKLVAMQDDVDREAAVGGRGGAGGEAGEGSSPGGSPARSAPSSHRIFPQSPSSSRGQTTDEFSEDDEEIEVDD